The Acinetobacter pittii genome contains a region encoding:
- a CDS encoding YdcF family protein yields the protein MPKVHLMVRLVQVVTVLFVLLGCFVVFLYSPFYSKLIVAGLNYFVPVDVNQVAAESQRQASLSEHDNLEPGSNLWIARQAYLKLTEQALREKRTSDLTYIQENYKALQQIILLEEKEQDTEEQETTVTVPLVAKNSEIDAADEASSPVDETLFINSSENKALTEQYTEFLARKPVVPEHQEAVSEPEQKIEYVRKNPIPVQPKKLSEPYAIVVLGGGLTLDKNGKDIVVNGYTRLRLEKTLEVEKQNHLPIVLSGVEAPYMQAWLKERGVDAKLLEKRSMNTCENTRFSSLLLQKKGGAPTVMLVTDEYHMPRTRRLFALNGIETIPVVAPMPTPLTRWQPSVQNYDHSRRANYELLATIRDMLFGSSDCREVP from the coding sequence ATGCCAAAAGTACACTTAATGGTACGTTTAGTCCAAGTAGTCACCGTACTATTTGTGCTATTAGGCTGTTTCGTGGTTTTTTTATATTCGCCGTTTTATTCAAAACTTATTGTAGCTGGCCTTAACTATTTTGTTCCTGTTGACGTTAATCAGGTTGCTGCTGAAAGCCAAAGACAGGCTTCGTTAAGTGAGCATGATAATTTAGAGCCAGGTTCGAATTTATGGATCGCTCGTCAGGCCTATTTAAAACTGACAGAGCAAGCGTTACGTGAAAAAAGAACATCTGATCTGACCTATATTCAAGAGAATTATAAAGCTTTACAGCAAATTATTCTTTTAGAAGAAAAGGAACAGGATACAGAAGAACAGGAAACCACGGTAACCGTTCCTCTAGTCGCTAAAAATTCAGAAATTGATGCTGCAGATGAGGCGAGTAGCCCTGTTGATGAAACACTTTTTATTAATAGTTCTGAAAATAAGGCACTTACCGAGCAATATACAGAGTTTTTAGCAAGAAAACCTGTAGTACCAGAGCATCAAGAAGCTGTCAGTGAACCTGAACAGAAAATCGAATATGTACGTAAAAATCCAATACCTGTACAACCTAAAAAGTTATCAGAGCCTTATGCAATTGTTGTGTTGGGTGGAGGATTAACTTTAGATAAAAATGGTAAAGATATTGTTGTTAATGGCTATACGCGTTTGCGATTAGAAAAAACTTTAGAAGTTGAAAAACAAAATCATTTACCTATTGTGCTGAGCGGTGTAGAAGCGCCTTATATGCAAGCTTGGTTAAAAGAGCGCGGTGTTGATGCCAAGCTATTAGAAAAGCGCAGTATGAATACATGTGAAAATACTCGTTTTAGTTCTCTATTGCTTCAGAAAAAGGGTGGAGCACCGACGGTCATGCTGGTTACAGATGAATATCATATGCCGCGTACACGCCGACTGTTTGCCTTAAATGGTATTGAAACTATTCCTGTTGTGGCTCCAATGCCAACTCCACTGACGCGCTGGCAACCAAGTGTACAAAATTACGATCATAGCCGCCGTGCAAATTATGAATTACTTGCGACAATTCGCGACATGTTGTTTGGCTCAAGTGATTGTCGAGAGGTTCCTTAA
- the pldB gene encoding alpha/beta hydrolase, whose translation MSDIPFLNPAVLKQLDLPVPNRDLTPQVLSPLNLNTLEEPSRDLLAYRKLYGLHLLECDHWQGYVQMPLFRLHVQVFKPKVEKIQGTVCLLHGYLEHSGIYQPIIREILEQGFSIITYDLPGHGLSDGSPASIKNFDHYQQVLMAVYQYVKHADQLPKPWVGIGQSTGGAIWMHHLLEYAEKRQDPIVDRVLLLSPLIRPAKTAWWHNPVGLGIIRRIKRQVPRHFRRNNHNPEFLRFIRLKDPLQPRMMGMDWILAMSKWMQEMEARPACRIPVWLAQGALDQTVDWRYNIEFIRRKFRLQTLLMLEEGSHQLINERADIRAALTGLIPAFLHAKPKHFYY comes from the coding sequence ATGTCAGATATTCCATTTCTCAATCCTGCCGTATTAAAACAATTAGATTTACCGGTTCCTAACCGTGATCTTACACCGCAGGTCTTGAGTCCACTTAATTTAAATACATTAGAAGAACCTTCTCGTGATTTGTTAGCTTACCGCAAATTATATGGTTTACATTTACTTGAGTGTGACCATTGGCAGGGCTATGTTCAAATGCCTTTATTCCGTTTGCATGTACAAGTTTTCAAACCCAAAGTAGAAAAAATACAAGGTACAGTTTGCCTATTGCATGGCTATCTTGAACATAGCGGTATTTATCAGCCAATTATCCGTGAAATTCTTGAGCAGGGTTTTAGCATCATTACTTATGATTTGCCTGGCCATGGATTAAGTGATGGTTCACCGGCCAGTATTAAAAATTTTGATCACTATCAGCAAGTTTTGATGGCTGTTTATCAATATGTAAAACATGCAGATCAATTGCCAAAGCCATGGGTCGGTATCGGTCAGAGTACGGGTGGTGCAATCTGGATGCATCACTTATTGGAATATGCTGAAAAACGTCAAGATCCGATTGTAGATCGAGTACTTTTACTTTCTCCTTTGATTCGACCGGCAAAAACTGCATGGTGGCATAACCCTGTTGGATTGGGCATTATTCGCCGTATTAAGCGTCAAGTACCAAGACATTTTAGACGTAATAATCATAATCCTGAATTTTTACGTTTCATTCGCTTAAAAGATCCGTTGCAACCCCGAATGATGGGAATGGACTGGATTTTGGCTATGTCAAAATGGATGCAGGAAATGGAAGCGCGACCTGCTTGCCGTATCCCAGTCTGGCTTGCACAAGGTGCTCTCGATCAAACGGTTGATTGGCGTTACAACATTGAATTTATTCGTCGTAAATTTAGGCTGCAAACGTTATTAATGCTTGAAGAAGGCTCTCATCAATTAATTAATGAGCGTGCGGATATACGTGCGGCTTTAACAGGGTTGATTCCGGCCTTTTTACATGCAAAGCCAAAACATTTTTATTATTAA
- the hcaT gene encoding MFS transporter, translating to MFQPLTIQTRLGGFYFFYYSIVGTFMPYWNLYLQDQGFNYQEIGVLSSIAIVTRFFAPLVWGWIADKSGKRMLLVRVATWMESCIWLAIFIVPNTFQSVALLMLIFSFFQNAILAQFEGVTLFWLGDQKAKLYGKIRKWGSVGFIVGVFTIGAILEIVPISMLPILLLIIASLAFIWSFTIREPDSAPTSQKYLESLLPVLKRPTVAAFFAIEFILLFSHAPFYSFYSNFLKSLNFNTTEIGFLWAMGVFAEIFMFSIASKIFQRFSWRSLVIVCLLVTSIRWMLVAVFSHYFIGQLFAQCLHAFSFGLFHLIAMRVIFQNFSAGQQGRGQALYSTMWGLGVAFGSVLAGHFWKILSGEVIFMCASAVVLLGLGFVTWLPKQIDSST from the coding sequence GTGTTCCAACCACTTACCATCCAAACTCGACTCGGCGGATTCTACTTTTTCTACTATTCCATTGTGGGTACATTCATGCCTTATTGGAATTTATATCTTCAAGATCAGGGATTTAATTATCAAGAAATTGGTGTTTTATCCTCAATTGCGATTGTAACGCGTTTTTTTGCTCCTTTAGTTTGGGGGTGGATTGCTGACAAATCTGGTAAACGAATGTTGCTTGTTCGGGTAGCAACTTGGATGGAGTCGTGTATATGGTTGGCTATTTTTATAGTGCCAAATACTTTTCAATCAGTTGCTTTGCTTATGCTTATTTTTAGTTTCTTTCAAAATGCGATTTTAGCTCAATTTGAGGGAGTTACTTTATTTTGGTTGGGTGATCAAAAAGCTAAACTTTACGGCAAAATTCGTAAGTGGGGGTCTGTTGGGTTTATTGTTGGGGTATTCACTATTGGAGCAATTTTAGAAATAGTACCTATTTCAATGCTCCCAATTTTACTATTAATTATCGCGTCTCTAGCGTTTATTTGGTCTTTCACAATCCGCGAACCTGATAGCGCACCTACTTCCCAAAAATATTTAGAATCTTTACTTCCTGTTCTTAAGCGCCCAACAGTGGCTGCTTTTTTTGCAATTGAATTTATTCTACTTTTTTCGCACGCACCTTTTTATAGTTTCTATAGTAATTTTCTGAAATCTTTGAATTTCAATACGACTGAAATTGGATTTTTATGGGCTATGGGCGTTTTTGCTGAAATTTTTATGTTTTCAATTGCCTCAAAGATTTTTCAACGCTTTTCGTGGCGCAGTTTAGTGATTGTGTGTCTGCTGGTGACGAGTATACGTTGGATGCTAGTTGCAGTATTTTCACATTATTTTATTGGTCAACTTTTTGCTCAGTGTTTACATGCCTTTAGTTTTGGTTTATTTCACTTGATTGCAATGAGGGTTATTTTTCAAAACTTCTCAGCGGGGCAACAGGGCCGCGGACAAGCACTTTACAGCACGATGTGGGGATTAGGGGTAGCCTTTGGTAGTGTTTTAGCTGGGCACTTCTGGAAAATTCTTTCTGGTGAAGTCATTTTTATGTGTGCAAGTGCGGTAGTGCTATTAGGCTTAGGTTTTGTGACGTGGCTTCCCAAACAAATCGACTCTTCCACATAA
- a CDS encoding FMN-binding glutamate synthase family protein produces MASPAQIIRHKFLNTFFSRHSIWFLCIFTALSITWFRTVYTPHSIYYFVSDTLLNGLWVVTGALSLLGLYDVLQNKHSILRNYPIMGHFRFLFEDIRPEIRQYFIEADQDALPFSRMQRSLVYQRAKNENADKPFGSIIDVYQENYRFIVHSISPCPPADPKSFRIQVGNAQCLQPYSASIMNISAMSFGSLSANAIRALNKGAQLGGFYHDTGEGSLSPYHLENGGDIVWQIASGYFGCRTLDGKFDEQKFAKQSQLPQIKMIELKLSQGAKPGHGGILPKHKITEEIAQIRGVSRDHDCISPAKHSSFSTPIEMMHFLQKLRTLSGGKPVGFKLCIGQPWQFMSIVKAMLETKIVPDFIVVDGSEGGTGAAPIEFSDNIGTPLREGLRFVHNTLVGAGLRDQVKIGASGKIISAFDIASTFALGADWVNSARGFMFAVGCIQAQSCHTNQCPVGVATQDKDRQKAIDVPTKSERVFNFHKNTLHALSEMIAAAGLRHPSDIKAHHLAQRVNDREIKNYAQLHFFLKEGELLQSELNNDDDNFYYRMWNMADANHF; encoded by the coding sequence ATGGCGAGTCCAGCACAAATCATTCGACATAAATTTCTCAATACATTTTTCTCACGCCATTCTATTTGGTTTTTATGTATTTTTACTGCGCTCAGTATTACGTGGTTTCGTACTGTATATACCCCTCATAGTATCTACTATTTTGTCTCTGACACTCTCCTTAACGGTTTATGGGTGGTTACAGGCGCCCTAAGCTTATTAGGTCTTTATGATGTTTTGCAGAATAAACATTCAATTTTAAGAAATTACCCAATTATGGGGCATTTTCGTTTTTTGTTTGAAGATATACGCCCTGAAATTCGCCAATACTTTATTGAAGCGGATCAAGACGCTCTACCTTTTTCACGGATGCAAAGAAGCTTAGTTTATCAACGTGCTAAAAATGAAAATGCAGATAAACCTTTTGGTTCAATCATCGATGTCTATCAAGAAAATTATCGCTTCATTGTTCACTCAATAAGCCCTTGCCCACCTGCAGATCCCAAAAGTTTCCGTATTCAGGTGGGTAATGCACAATGTCTTCAACCGTATAGCGCCTCTATTATGAATATTTCTGCCATGAGCTTTGGTAGTTTAAGTGCGAATGCAATTCGTGCACTAAATAAAGGAGCACAATTAGGCGGTTTTTATCATGATACTGGCGAAGGAAGTTTAAGCCCTTATCATCTCGAAAATGGCGGCGATATTGTTTGGCAAATTGCCAGTGGTTATTTTGGTTGTCGTACCCTAGATGGAAAATTTGACGAGCAAAAATTTGCTAAACAATCTCAATTGCCACAGATCAAAATGATCGAATTAAAGCTTTCACAAGGTGCAAAACCGGGCCATGGTGGTATCTTACCTAAGCATAAAATTACCGAAGAAATTGCCCAAATCCGTGGCGTTTCACGCGATCATGATTGTATTTCTCCTGCTAAGCATTCTAGTTTTTCTACCCCAATTGAAATGATGCATTTCTTACAGAAGCTGCGAACATTATCTGGCGGCAAGCCAGTTGGTTTTAAACTGTGTATTGGCCAACCTTGGCAGTTTATGAGTATTGTTAAAGCAATGCTTGAAACAAAAATTGTTCCCGACTTTATTGTTGTGGATGGTTCTGAAGGTGGTACTGGTGCAGCACCAATTGAGTTTAGTGATAATATTGGCACGCCATTACGCGAAGGCTTACGCTTTGTCCATAACACTCTTGTGGGTGCAGGGCTAAGAGATCAAGTTAAAATTGGTGCTAGTGGTAAAATCATTAGTGCATTTGATATCGCCAGCACTTTTGCACTCGGTGCTGACTGGGTTAACTCAGCACGCGGTTTCATGTTTGCCGTCGGGTGTATTCAGGCACAAAGCTGTCATACCAACCAATGCCCAGTAGGCGTTGCAACCCAAGATAAAGATCGTCAAAAGGCAATTGATGTACCGACTAAATCAGAACGAGTATTTAATTTCCATAAAAACACATTGCATGCACTATCAGAAATGATTGCTGCTGCTGGTTTACGTCATCCTTCTGATATTAAAGCCCATCATTTGGCTCAGCGTGTAAATGACCGTGAAATTAAGAACTATGCTCAATTGCATTTTTTCTTAAAAGAAGGTGAACTTTTACAATCTGAACTTAATAATGACGATGATAATTTTTATTATCGAATGTGGAATATGGCGGATGCTAATCATTTTTAA